From a single Miscanthus floridulus cultivar M001 chromosome 8, ASM1932011v1, whole genome shotgun sequence genomic region:
- the LOC136472270 gene encoding F-box protein PP2-B15-like: protein MPPEQETQVGDLPEVCLAQVIARTSPRDASRCAAVSPAFCAAADSDDVWGHFLPTRLDLDRLLLLPPPPPAPAAVAAKTSTKTTCSTDDHRKRKKKKDAYLGLCDAGALVDDGGEDCVRVWLEKATGARCYALSARRLSLPWDDGEFSWRWPPHPLSRFPDVAELVDCTCLDIYGTLPAAALTPGTPYAAYLVYGTAEGGHRGLSFPDQETTVAVGGRVVARHAVCLRPHDAEARKFRAVAAAARAEVGVAPQPRQPRLRGDGWWEMEMGRVVMCGGDEREEGEEVVASFEVLGWYPKRGLIIEAIEFKPVR, encoded by the coding sequence ATGCCGCCGGAGCAGGAGACGCAGGTGGGCGACCTCCCGGAGGTGTGCCTGGCGCAGGTGATCGCGCGCACCTCCCCGCGCGACGCCTCCCGCTGCGCCGCCGTCTCCCCGGCCTTCTGCGCCGCCGCCGACTCCGACGACGTCTGGGGCCACTTCCTCCCCACCAGGCTCGACCTGGACCGCCTTCTGCTCCTGCCGCCTCCTcccccggcgccggcggcggtggctgccaAGACGTCGACCAAGACCACCTGCAGCACCGACGACcacaggaagaggaagaagaagaaggacgcgtaTCTCGGCCTCTGCGACGCCGGCGCTCTCGTTGACGACGGCGGCGAAGACTGCGTCAGGGTGTGGCTCGAGAAGGCCACCGGCGCCAGGTGCTACGCGCTGTCAGCGCGGCGGCTCAGCCTGCCCTGGGACGACGGCGAGTTCAGCTGGCGGTGGCCACCCCACCCCCTGTCCAGGTTCCCGGACGTGGCGGAGCTGGTGGACTGCACGTGCCTCGACATCTACGGGACCCTCCCAGCGGCCGCGCTCACGCCGGGGACCCCCTACGCGGCGTACCTGGTGTACGGCACCGCGGAGGGCGGACACCGCGGCCTCAGCTTCCCGGACCAGGAGACGACGGTGGCCGTGGGCGGCCGCGTGGTGGCGCGCCACGCCGTGTGCCTCCGCCCCCACGACGCCGAGGCGCGCAAGTTCAGGGCTGTCGCCGCAGCTGCTAGAGCCGAGGTGGGGGTGGCGCCGCAGCCGAGGCAGCCGAGGCTGCGTGGGGACGGGTGGTGGGAAATGGAGATGGGGCGGGTGGTGATGTGCGGCGGCGACGAgcgggaagaaggagaagaggtggtggcaAGCTTCGAGGTGCTGGGGTGGTACCCGAAGCGCGGCCTTATCATCGAGGCCATCGAGTTCAAGCCTGTTCGCTAG